One stretch of Miscanthus floridulus cultivar M001 chromosome 18, ASM1932011v1, whole genome shotgun sequence DNA includes these proteins:
- the LOC136520257 gene encoding probable cinnamyl alcohol dehydrogenase 1, whose protein sequence is MAAESENGNCNAWAARDPSGVLSPYKFNRRAVQSSDVALKIIYCGVCYADVAWTRNMNNDSKYPSVPGHEIAGVVTQVGADVKGFKVGDHVGVGTYVNSCRDCEHCNSSLENHCPKVVYTFNRIDTDGTVTKGGYSTHIVVHERYCFQIPDGYPLAKAAPLLCAGITVYTPMMRHNMNQPGKSLGVIGLGGLGHMAVKFGKAFGLKVTVFSTSESKRDEAINLLGADNFVISSDTQQMESLKNSLHFIVDTASGDHPFDPYLSLLKVGGVMTLVGGGSEIKMHPASLNLGARTLSGSLVGGTKDIQEMVNFCAANKIYPEIEIIKIDYINEALARLVNRDVKYRFVIDIENSFK, encoded by the exons ATGGCTGCTGAGTCAGAGAACGGCAACTGCAATGCTTGGGCAGCGAGAGATCCTTCTGGAGTTCTCTCACCATACAAGTTTAACCGCAG AGCAGTGCAAAGCAGCGATGTTGCGCTGAAGATCATATACTGTGGAGTCTGTTATGCTGACGTTGCTTGGACACGGAACATGAACAATGATTCAAAATATCCTTCGGTTCCTGG GCATGAGATAGCTGGAGTTGTAACTCAGGTTGGTGCAGATGTCAAAGGCTTTAAAGTGGGTGACCATGTAGGTGTTGGAACATATGTGAACTCATGCCGAGATTGTGAGCACTGCAATAGCTCTCTAGAGAACCACTGCCCAAAAGTAGTTTATACTTTCAATCGCATTGATACAGATGGAACTGTCACCAAGGGGGGTTACTCCACTCACATTGTAGTCCATGAAAG gtatTGCTTCCAAATACCCGATGGCTACCCTTTGGCAAAGGCAGCGCCTCTTCTATGTGCTGGAATAACTGTGTATACTCCAATGATGCGACACAACATGAACCAACCTGGAAAGTCACTTGGGGTCATTGGACTCGGTGGTCTGGGTCACATGGCTGTGAAATTTGGTAAAGCCTTTGGTCTTAAGGTCACAGTTTTCAGTACAAGTGAATCAAAGAGAGATGAAGCCATCAACCTCCTTGGAGCAGATAATTTTGTTATATCATCAGACACACAGCAGATGGAG TCCCTGAAAAACTCCCTGCACTTCATAGTTGATACCGCTTCTGGTGACCATCCGTTTGATCCATATCTCTCTCTCCTTAAGGTTGGTGGTGTGATGACACTAGTGGGCGGCGGCAGTGAGATCAAAATGCATCCTGCAAGCCTTAATCTTG GTGCGCGGACCTTGTCGGGTAGTCTTGTTGGAGGTACAAAAGACATCCAAGAAATGGTTAACTTCTGTGCAGCGAACAAAATCTATCCAGAGATTGAGATCATTAAGATAGATTATATCAATGAGGCTTTGGCGAGGCTTGTTAATCGAGATGTGAAATACCGCTTTGTAATTGACATCGAGAACTCTTTCAAGTAG
- the LOC136520289 gene encoding ethylene-responsive transcription factor 1-like yields MCGGAILSDIIPPPRRVTAGHLWPESKKPRRAAGAGRRRAPVEEEAEEDFEADFEVFEVESGESEHESEDEAKPFAAPRSALARDGLNTGATGVDGPAANSVKRKRKNQFRGIRRRPWGKWAAEIRDPRKGVRVWLGTFNSPEEAARAYDAEARRIRGKKAKVNFPDEVSAISQKHRAGPTSLKVPEMDVEEKPIIKMAVNNMTNSNAYHYPVVGHNMPEPFMRTQNMSFAPLVNSAAPVQEPLVNLSSDQGSNSFSCSDFSLENDTRTPDITSVVVGESAFVQNADPAVVPPVMGNASVDLTELDPYMNFLMDSGSEDSINTLLSCDGSQDVVSNMDLWSFDDMPMSAGFY; encoded by the exons ATGTGCGGCGGCGCCATCCTGTCGGACATCATCCCGCCGCCGCGGCGGGTCACGGCGGGCCACCTCTGGCCGGAGAGCAAGAAGCCGAGGAGGGCCGCCGGAGCCGGCAGGAGGAGGGCTCccgtggaggaggaggcggaggaggacttCGAGGCCGACTTCGAGGTGTTCGAGGTGGAGTCCGGCGAGTCGGAGCACGAGTCCGAGGATGAGGCCAAGCCCTTCGCCGCCCCCAGGAGCGCGCTCGCTAGAG ATGGATTGAACACCGGTGCAACTGGTGTTGATGGCCCTGCTGCAAATTCAGTTAAAAGGAAGAGGAAGAACCAGTTTAGGGGTATCCGCCGGCGCCCATGGGGTAAATGGGCTGCTGAGATCAGAGATCCACGCAAAGGCGTTCGTGTCTGGCTTGGTACTTTCAACTCTCCCGAAGAAGCTGCCAGAGCTTATGATGCTGAGGCACGCAGGATCCGTGGCAAGAAGGCTAAAGTCAATTTCCCAGATGAGGTTTCGGCGATTTCTCAGAAGCACCGTGCTGGGCCTACCTCTCTGAAAGTGCCTGAGATGGACGTTGAAGAGAAACCGATTATCAAGATGGCTGTCAACAACATGACCAACTCAAATGCATATCACTACCCTGTTGTCGGCCACAACATGCCTGAGCCATTTATGCGAACTCAAAACATGTCATTTGCTCCTTTGGTGAATTCTGCCGCCCCCGTTCAGGAACCTTTGGTGAACCTGTCTTCAGACCAAGGTAGCAACTCCTTCAGTTGCTCAGACTTCAGCCTCGAGAATGACACCAGGACCCCTGACATAACGTCGGTGGTTGTTGGTGAGTCTGCATTCGTCCAGAACGCCGATCCTGCTGTGGTGCCTCCTGTGATGGGGAATGCTAGTGTTGATCTCACAGAGTTGGACCCATATATGAATTTCCTGATGGACAGTGGTTCAGAGGACTCAATCAACACCCTTTTGAGCTGTGATGGATCCCAGGATGTGGTTAGCAACATGGACCTTTGGAGCTTTGATGACATGCCCATGTCTGCTGGTTTCTACTGA
- the LOC136520256 gene encoding probable cinnamyl alcohol dehydrogenase 1 isoform X2: protein MAAESENGNCDAWAARDPSGVLSPYSFNRRAVQSSDVALKIIYCGVCYADVVWTRNMHHDSKYPVVPGHEIAGVVTQVGADVKGFKVGDHVGVGTYVNSCRDCEHCNSSLENHCPKGVYTFNGIDTDGTVTKGGYSTHIVVHERYCFQIPDGYPLAKAAPLLCAGITVYTPMMRHNMNQPGKSLGVIGLGGLGHMAVKFGKAFGLKVTVLSTSESKRHEAISLLGADNFVISSDTQQMESLKNSLHFIVDTASGDHPFDPYLSLLKVGGVMAIVGFPSEIKMHPASLNRGARTLSGSVTGGTKDIQEMVNFCAANKIYPEIEVIKIDYINEALTRLVNRDVKYRFVIDIENSFK, encoded by the exons ATGGCTGCTGAATCAGAGAACGGCAACTGCGATGCTTGGGCAGCGAGAGATCCTTCTGGAGTTCTCTCACCATACAGCTTTAACCGCAG AGCAGTGCAAAGCAGCGATGTTGCGCTGAAGATCATATACTGTGGAGTCTGTTATGCTGACGTTGTCTGGACACGGAATATGCACCATGATTCAAAATATCCTGTGGTTCCTGG GCATGAGATAGCTGGAGTTGTAACTCAGGTTGGTGCAGATGTCAAAGGCTTTAAAGTGGGTGACCATGTAGGTGTTGGAACATATGTGAACTCATGCCGAGATTGTGAGCACTGCAATAGCTCTCTAGAGAACCACTGCCCAAAAGGAGTTTATACTTTCAATGGCATTGATACAGATGGAACTGTCACCAAGGGGGGTTACTCCACTCACATTGTAGTCCATGAAAG GTATTGCTTCCAAATACCCGATGGCTACCCTTTGGCAAAGGCAGCGCCTCTTCTATGTGCTGGAATAACTGTGTATACTCCAATGATGCGACACAACATGAACCAACCTGGAAAGTCACTTGGGGTCATTGGACTCGGTGGTCTCGGTCACATGGCAGTGAAATTTGGTAAAGCATTTGGTCTTAAGGTCACAGTTTTGAGTACAAGTGAATCAAAGAGACATGAAGCCATCAGCCTCCTTGGTGCCGATAATTTTGTTATATCATCAGACACACAACAGATGGAG TCCCTGAAAAACTCCCTGCACTTCATAGTTGACACCGCTTCTGGTGACCATCCATTTGATCCATATCTCTCTCTCCTTAAGGTTGGTGGTGTGATGGCAATAGTGGGCTTTCCAAGTGAGATAAAAATGCATCCTGCAAGCCTTAATCGTG GTGCGCGGACCTTGTCTGGTAGTGTTACTGGAGGTACGAAAGACATCCAAGAAATGGTTAACTTCTGTGCAGCGAACAAAATCTATCCAGAGATTGAGGTCATTAAGATAGATTATATCAATGAGGCTCTCACGAGGCTTGTTAATCGAGATGTGAAATACCGCTTTGTAATCGACATCGAGAACTCTTTCAAGTAG
- the LOC136521223 gene encoding probable cinnamyl alcohol dehydrogenase 1, giving the protein MAAESENGNCNAWAARDPSGVLSPYKFNRRAVQSSDVALKIIYSGVCYADVIWTRNMHNDSKYPLVPGHEIAGVVTQVGADVKGFKVGDHVGVGTYVNSCRDCENCNSSLENHCPERVGTFNRIDTDGTVTMGGYSTHIVVHERYCFQIPNGYPLAKAAPLLCAGITVYTPMMRHNMNQPGKSLGVIGLGGLGHMAVKFGKAFGLKVTVFSTSESKRDEAINLLGADNFVISSDTQQMESLKNSLHFIVDTASGDHPFDPYLSLLKVGGVMTLVGFPSEIKMHPASLNLGARTLSGSAVGGTKDIQEMVNFCAANKIYPEIEIIKIYYINEALARLVNRDVKYRFVIDIENSFK; this is encoded by the exons ATGGCTGCTGAGTCAGAGAACGGCAACTGCAATGCTTGGGCAGCGAGAGATCCTTCTGGAGTTCTCTCACCATACAAGTTTAACCGCAG AGCAGTGCAAAGCAGCGATGTTGCGCTGAAGATCATATACAGTGGAGTCTGTTATGCTGATGTTATTTGGACACGGAACATGCACAATGATTCAAAATATCCTTTGGTTCCTGG GCATGAGATAGCTGGAGTTGTAACTCAGGTTGGTGCAGATGTCAAAGGCTTTAAAGTGGGTGACCATGTAGGTGTTGGAACATATGTGAACTCATGCCGAGATTGTGAGAATTGCAATAGCTCTCTAGAGAACCACTGCCCAGAAAGAGTTGGTACTTTCAATCGCATTGATACAGATGGAACTGTCACAATGGGGGGGTACTCCACGCACATTGTAGTCCATGAAAG gtatTGCTTCCAAATACCCAATGGCTACCCTTTGGCAAAGGCAGCGCCTCTTCTATGTGCTGGAATAACTGTGTATACTCCAATGATGCGACACAACATGAACCAACCTGGAAAGTCACTTGGGGTCATTGGACTCGGTGGTCTGGGTCACATGGCTGTGAAATTTGGTAAAGCCTTTGGTCTTAAGGTCACAGTTTTCAGTACAAGTGAATCAAAGAGAGATGAAGCCATCAACCTCCTTGGAGCAGATAATTTTGTTATATCATCAGACACACAGCAGATGGAG TCCCTGAAAAACTCCCTGCACTTCATAGTTGATACCGCTTCTGGTGACCATCCGTTTGATCCATATCTCTCTCTCCTTAAGGTTGGTGGTGTGATGACACTAGTGGGCTTTCCCAGTGAGATCAAAATGCATCCTGCAAGCCTTAATCTTG GTGCGCGGACCTTGTCGGGTAGTGCTGTTGGAGGTACAAAAGACATCCAAGAAATGGTTAACTTCTGTGCAGCGAACAAAATCTATCCAGAGATTGAGATCATTAAGATATATTATATCAATGAGGCCTTGGCGAGGCTTGTTAATCGAGATGTGAAATACCGCTTTGTAATTGACATCGAGAACTCTTTCAAGTAG
- the LOC136520256 gene encoding probable cinnamyl alcohol dehydrogenase 1 isoform X1 translates to MAGEKPRNSVGRNPLQSNPSTDQPSAGHDTASALPSNCIFFPLRSLAVGGYLHPGDSRQPACRACIEETSGTGRCGRNRHGVQMAAESENGNCDAWAARDPSGVLSPYSFNRRAVQSSDVALKIIYCGVCYADVVWTRNMHHDSKYPVVPGHEIAGVVTQVGADVKGFKVGDHVGVGTYVNSCRDCEHCNSSLENHCPKGVYTFNGIDTDGTVTKGGYSTHIVVHERYCFQIPDGYPLAKAAPLLCAGITVYTPMMRHNMNQPGKSLGVIGLGGLGHMAVKFGKAFGLKVTVLSTSESKRHEAISLLGADNFVISSDTQQMESLKNSLHFIVDTASGDHPFDPYLSLLKVGGVMAIVGFPSEIKMHPASLNRGARTLSGSVTGGTKDIQEMVNFCAANKIYPEIEVIKIDYINEALTRLVNRDVKYRFVIDIENSFK, encoded by the exons ATGGCTGGCGAGAAGCCCCGTAACTCCGTAGGCCGGAACCCTCTCCAATCGAATCCATCCACCGATCAGCCGTCAGCGGGACATGATACGGCCTCCGCCCTTCCAAGCAACTGCATCTTCTTCCCTTTACGCTCACTCGCCGTCGGCGGCTACCTGCATCCCGGCGACAGCCGACAGCCTGCTTGCCGCGCTTGCATCGAGGAGACTTCGGGGACCGGCCGGTGCGGAAGGAATCGACACGGAG TTCAAATGGCTGCTGAATCAGAGAACGGCAACTGCGATGCTTGGGCAGCGAGAGATCCTTCTGGAGTTCTCTCACCATACAGCTTTAACCGCAG AGCAGTGCAAAGCAGCGATGTTGCGCTGAAGATCATATACTGTGGAGTCTGTTATGCTGACGTTGTCTGGACACGGAATATGCACCATGATTCAAAATATCCTGTGGTTCCTGG GCATGAGATAGCTGGAGTTGTAACTCAGGTTGGTGCAGATGTCAAAGGCTTTAAAGTGGGTGACCATGTAGGTGTTGGAACATATGTGAACTCATGCCGAGATTGTGAGCACTGCAATAGCTCTCTAGAGAACCACTGCCCAAAAGGAGTTTATACTTTCAATGGCATTGATACAGATGGAACTGTCACCAAGGGGGGTTACTCCACTCACATTGTAGTCCATGAAAG GTATTGCTTCCAAATACCCGATGGCTACCCTTTGGCAAAGGCAGCGCCTCTTCTATGTGCTGGAATAACTGTGTATACTCCAATGATGCGACACAACATGAACCAACCTGGAAAGTCACTTGGGGTCATTGGACTCGGTGGTCTCGGTCACATGGCAGTGAAATTTGGTAAAGCATTTGGTCTTAAGGTCACAGTTTTGAGTACAAGTGAATCAAAGAGACATGAAGCCATCAGCCTCCTTGGTGCCGATAATTTTGTTATATCATCAGACACACAACAGATGGAG TCCCTGAAAAACTCCCTGCACTTCATAGTTGACACCGCTTCTGGTGACCATCCATTTGATCCATATCTCTCTCTCCTTAAGGTTGGTGGTGTGATGGCAATAGTGGGCTTTCCAAGTGAGATAAAAATGCATCCTGCAAGCCTTAATCGTG GTGCGCGGACCTTGTCTGGTAGTGTTACTGGAGGTACGAAAGACATCCAAGAAATGGTTAACTTCTGTGCAGCGAACAAAATCTATCCAGAGATTGAGGTCATTAAGATAGATTATATCAATGAGGCTCTCACGAGGCTTGTTAATCGAGATGTGAAATACCGCTTTGTAATCGACATCGAGAACTCTTTCAAGTAG